In Pseudodesulfovibrio sp. JC047, a genomic segment contains:
- a CDS encoding ubiquinone/menaquinone biosynthesis methyltransferase: MTKPECQSVTGASTHAEHGKRVADMFGRIAGWYDFLNHALSLGQDIYWRYRLAKAARPEPGGMILDLAAGTMDVSVELLRQYPDCQVAALDFALPMLENGKAKKLKKGREQRIFPVQADGRALPLPDASMAAATIAFGIRNILPREDAYAEFYRVLKPGARLCILEFGTGSKRVWKGLYNLYLDKILPFIGDRISGDPDAYRYLAETIKQFPDERALGNELLSAGFERVYNVPMLSGIVYLHVAEKPV; this comes from the coding sequence ATGACCAAACCTGAATGTCAATCGGTCACAGGAGCAAGCACTCACGCAGAGCACGGTAAGCGGGTTGCCGACATGTTCGGTCGCATTGCCGGGTGGTATGATTTCCTCAATCACGCACTGTCTTTGGGACAGGATATTTATTGGCGGTATCGTTTGGCCAAGGCCGCGCGCCCGGAACCCGGGGGCATGATCCTTGACTTGGCTGCCGGGACCATGGACGTGTCCGTGGAATTGCTCAGGCAATACCCGGATTGTCAGGTCGCGGCATTGGATTTTGCCTTGCCCATGTTGGAAAATGGCAAAGCCAAGAAGCTCAAGAAGGGCCGGGAGCAACGGATTTTCCCGGTGCAGGCCGATGGTCGGGCCTTGCCGCTTCCCGATGCCTCCATGGCTGCGGCGACCATTGCTTTCGGTATTCGAAATATCTTGCCGCGTGAAGATGCCTATGCCGAATTTTACCGGGTCTTGAAGCCCGGGGCACGGCTCTGCATTCTCGAATTCGGCACTGGGTCGAAACGGGTTTGGAAAGGGCTGTATAATTTGTATCTCGACAAGATCCTTCCCTTTATTGGTGATCGTATTTCTGGCGATCCGGACGCCTATCGATATCTCGCTGAAACCATCAAGCAGTTCCCAGATGAACGGGCGCTCGGCAACGAGTTGCTTTCCGCCGGTTTCGAGCGAGTGTATAACGTGCCGATGCTGTCAGGTATCGTGTATTTGCATGTGGCAGAAAAACCTGTGTAG
- a CDS encoding TetR/AcrR family transcriptional regulator, translated as MSKENTRDKILFAASSVFCEKGYEKTTIRDICTTADVNVAAVNYHFGDKQNLFYKALGLWMEEFVEKAALRQRMASKDTPQAKFREYIHAELGALCIYNETGTTSLKKARLILQELTAENHNPEVFECHKELEKDFIYPLITDLVSPCEDPEIIHNACIAATSITTHYFLMAMDNPKFAIQNAEDLDSTTDFLTTFALGGLKAIKEKQHDV; from the coding sequence ATGAGCAAAGAAAACACGCGAGACAAAATCCTTTTTGCAGCAAGCAGTGTCTTCTGTGAAAAAGGATATGAAAAAACAACGATCCGCGACATCTGCACGACAGCAGACGTCAATGTGGCAGCAGTCAATTATCATTTTGGAGACAAACAGAATCTCTTTTACAAGGCCCTCGGGCTATGGATGGAGGAATTCGTTGAAAAAGCGGCACTCCGTCAACGCATGGCCTCGAAAGACACCCCCCAAGCCAAGTTCAGAGAATACATCCACGCCGAACTGGGAGCACTTTGCATTTACAATGAGACAGGAACAACCTCTTTAAAAAAAGCCCGGCTGATTCTTCAGGAACTCACGGCAGAAAACCACAATCCTGAAGTTTTCGAATGTCACAAGGAGCTTGAAAAAGACTTCATTTATCCTCTCATCACGGATCTAGTCTCTCCATGCGAAGACCCAGAAATCATACACAACGCGTGTATCGCCGCCACATCAATAACAACCCATTATTTCCTCATGGCCATGGATAACCCGAAATTCGCCATTCAAAATGCGGAAGACCTCGATTCCACGACCGATTTTCTGACAACGTTCGCCCTGGGCGGACTCAAAGCCATTAAAGAGAAACAGCATGATGTATAG
- a CDS encoding efflux RND transporter periplasmic adaptor subunit, whose amino-acid sequence MMYRFFMSAVLCAVALVTAGCNDTPTEAKMIESKAIRVATKVVEPVTLIDRINLPGATEPDEDVCVSSESPGTVIWLGVEEGDRVKKNALIARQDVSSSGARFDQAKATKKLVTEQLRRRRELLKKGVLAKEEFDRMEAELAKSEASLREMQVSVEYGVVRAPVSGIINHLYVDRGERVNAGDKIVDIVDPSVIRTTVNVPEMDIPYIKKGQEVTVTVDAIPGRVWKGIVEFISFKADNASKTFETRVITDNPDGAIRAGMLARVSLERRVLKNTVTTPLYAIINQGGERLVYVEEDGVARARTIELGVIEGERAQVVKGLSLGEKQIVSGHTLVEDGTKVNAQ is encoded by the coding sequence ATGATGTATAGATTTTTCATGAGTGCAGTGCTTTGCGCTGTTGCCCTTGTCACTGCCGGGTGTAACGACACCCCCACCGAAGCCAAAATGATCGAGTCCAAGGCGATCCGAGTTGCCACTAAAGTGGTTGAACCGGTGACCCTCATCGACCGAATCAATTTGCCCGGAGCCACCGAACCGGATGAAGACGTGTGCGTGTCGTCCGAGAGTCCCGGCACCGTAATCTGGTTGGGCGTCGAAGAAGGAGACCGCGTTAAAAAGAACGCGCTCATCGCCCGTCAAGACGTGTCCTCCAGTGGCGCTCGGTTCGACCAGGCAAAAGCAACGAAAAAGCTCGTGACCGAGCAGTTACGCCGTCGTCGAGAATTGTTGAAAAAGGGCGTGTTAGCCAAGGAAGAATTCGACCGAATGGAGGCCGAGCTGGCCAAATCTGAAGCCTCCTTGCGTGAAATGCAGGTCAGCGTCGAGTACGGCGTGGTGCGTGCGCCAGTTTCCGGAATCATCAATCACCTGTATGTGGACCGGGGAGAACGGGTCAACGCTGGCGACAAAATCGTGGATATTGTTGATCCCTCCGTCATCCGGACCACGGTCAACGTCCCTGAAATGGACATTCCGTATATCAAGAAAGGCCAGGAAGTGACCGTGACCGTGGACGCCATCCCGGGCCGCGTGTGGAAAGGGATCGTCGAATTCATCTCTTTCAAGGCAGACAACGCATCCAAAACCTTTGAAACCCGCGTGATTACAGACAACCCGGACGGAGCCATCCGCGCGGGAATGCTCGCCCGAGTTTCTCTGGAACGACGGGTATTGAAAAATACGGTCACCACCCCGCTGTATGCCATCATCAATCAGGGCGGCGAACGACTGGTCTACGTTGAAGAAGACGGGGTTGCCCGTGCCCGGACCATCGAACTCGGTGTCATTGAAGGCGAACGAGCGCAAGTGGTCAAAGGGCTTTCCCTTGGCGAAAAACAAATCGTCTCCGGGCACACACTCGTTGAAGACGGGACCAAGGTGAACGCACAATGA
- a CDS encoding efflux RND transporter permease subunit, translating into MIINRAALNRQSTVMVLLVFIIIAGLASYASLPRESDPDITIPYIFVQTNFEGVAPEDMETLVTMPIERKLTGLSGTKEISSISDDGISLIKVEFNPGVDIDDALQKVRDKVDQAKPDLPQDLPDEPTINEVNLSELPILNVVLSGPFSLKRLKVFAEGLEDQIETVPGVLEAKIIGGLEREIHVEFDMDRVAFYNIPLSNLLSSLSNANVNTPGGSVEIGQAKYLVRVPADFKTPDEIDQIVVYVQDGKPIYLRDIATIRDHYADPTSISRFNGKQSVTIEVKKRAGENIIEINDAVKQILKEEQEILPPSLNINLTADKSDDIRDMITDLENNIITGLLLVLIVVFAFIGGRSALFVSLAIPLSMLITFVVLDISSITLNMVVLFSLILSLGMLVDNGIVVVENIYRHMHMDKTRIQAARDATDEVAWPVIASTLTTVGAFFPMVFWPGIMGEFMSYLPITVIIALFASLFVALVINPVLSAKFQGIPKKDAQDKPSAIDRMLDRFKALYKPVLEWSLDHRLTVLGGAFGFLVFSIVAFGAFGKGVEFLPTTEPKRTEVKLKAPVGTNLEASDQFVRIVEEITKDYKDIEYVIANTGESGSHDKVGTHYSLVKLDYLDLQDRSRPSSEITNEIRSRLQAAIRGVEIQAEAERMGPPTGDPVNLEIYGSDLRKLGALAGSIKRAIKNIPGMVDLKDDYVAAKPEIRVNVDKEKAALLGLDAYTISRAVKTAINGFKVGVYREGKDEYDIVARLPKKNRDSFEDIKRITVSGPKGEPIPITSLCTITLGGGLGGINRIDQRRVVTLSADVSGRLAEDVIADIETELAKFEFPRGYSYQFTGEQEEQRNASAFLETAFTAALFLIFIVLVTQFNSISTPFIILTAVILSLGGVLIGLLITGTAFGVIMTGVGVLSLAGVVVNNAIVLIDYYEQLKDRGIHARDAIIEAGLTRFRPVLLTAITTVLGLVPMATGVSFDFINFRLDTGSESAQWWGPMAVAVIFGLGIATILTLVVVPCLCSLQDSFKNRPKKQAKA; encoded by the coding sequence ATGATCATCAACAGAGCGGCTCTCAACCGGCAGTCAACCGTCATGGTCCTGCTGGTCTTCATCATTATAGCGGGTCTCGCGAGTTATGCTTCCCTGCCCAGAGAAAGTGACCCGGATATCACCATTCCCTACATTTTCGTACAAACGAATTTTGAAGGCGTGGCCCCGGAAGACATGGAAACCCTGGTGACCATGCCCATTGAACGCAAACTCACCGGGCTGTCCGGGACCAAGGAAATATCCTCGATCTCGGATGACGGCATTTCCCTGATTAAAGTGGAATTCAATCCCGGAGTGGACATCGACGACGCCCTGCAAAAAGTGCGAGATAAAGTGGATCAGGCCAAACCCGATCTGCCGCAGGATTTGCCGGACGAACCGACGATCAACGAGGTAAACCTCTCGGAACTGCCCATCCTGAACGTGGTCCTCTCAGGGCCATTCAGCCTGAAACGGCTCAAGGTCTTTGCCGAAGGGTTGGAAGATCAGATTGAAACGGTTCCCGGCGTGCTGGAAGCCAAGATCATCGGTGGACTTGAGCGGGAAATTCACGTCGAATTCGACATGGACCGCGTGGCGTTCTACAACATCCCGCTCTCCAATCTGCTGTCATCCCTGAGCAACGCCAACGTCAATACACCAGGCGGCTCCGTGGAAATCGGACAGGCCAAATACCTTGTCAGGGTTCCCGCCGACTTCAAGACCCCGGACGAAATCGACCAGATCGTCGTCTATGTGCAGGATGGAAAACCGATCTATCTTCGAGACATCGCCACCATCCGTGACCATTACGCGGACCCGACCTCCATCAGCCGGTTCAACGGCAAACAATCCGTGACCATCGAGGTCAAGAAACGGGCTGGTGAAAACATCATCGAGATCAATGATGCGGTCAAACAGATCCTCAAGGAAGAACAGGAAATCCTGCCCCCGTCATTGAACATCAATCTCACGGCGGACAAGTCCGATGACATCCGCGACATGATTACAGACCTGGAAAACAACATCATCACCGGCCTGTTGCTGGTGCTGATCGTGGTCTTCGCCTTTATCGGCGGCCGATCGGCCCTGTTTGTGTCATTGGCCATCCCGTTATCCATGCTCATCACGTTCGTGGTCTTGGATATCTCATCCATCACACTGAACATGGTCGTGCTGTTCTCGCTCATCCTCAGCCTCGGAATGCTCGTGGATAACGGCATCGTGGTCGTGGAAAACATCTATCGGCACATGCACATGGACAAAACCAGAATCCAGGCGGCCCGCGACGCCACGGATGAAGTGGCCTGGCCGGTCATCGCCTCCACATTGACCACAGTCGGCGCCTTCTTCCCCATGGTTTTCTGGCCCGGCATCATGGGCGAATTCATGAGCTATCTGCCGATCACGGTTATCATCGCCCTGTTCGCGTCCCTGTTCGTGGCTCTGGTCATCAACCCGGTGTTGTCCGCCAAGTTCCAAGGCATCCCTAAAAAGGACGCACAGGACAAACCCAGCGCCATTGATCGCATGTTGGACCGTTTCAAGGCCCTGTACAAACCGGTTCTGGAATGGTCGCTGGACCACCGGCTCACCGTGCTTGGCGGAGCTTTCGGCTTCCTGGTCTTCTCGATCGTGGCCTTTGGTGCCTTTGGCAAGGGCGTGGAATTCCTGCCCACCACAGAACCCAAACGCACCGAAGTCAAACTCAAGGCCCCTGTGGGTACCAACCTTGAGGCCTCGGACCAATTCGTCCGCATTGTCGAAGAAATAACCAAAGACTACAAAGACATCGAATATGTCATCGCCAATACCGGCGAATCCGGATCTCACGACAAGGTCGGGACCCACTACAGTCTGGTCAAACTCGATTATCTGGACTTGCAGGACCGTTCACGACCTTCATCCGAAATCACCAATGAAATCCGCAGCCGACTCCAGGCCGCCATTCGTGGGGTGGAAATCCAGGCCGAAGCGGAAAGGATGGGACCGCCCACTGGCGACCCCGTCAATCTCGAAATATATGGCTCCGATCTGCGCAAACTCGGGGCATTGGCCGGGTCCATCAAACGCGCCATCAAAAACATCCCCGGCATGGTTGACCTCAAGGACGACTATGTGGCCGCCAAACCGGAAATTCGCGTCAATGTGGACAAGGAAAAGGCCGCGCTGCTCGGGCTTGACGCCTATACCATTTCGCGAGCCGTCAAGACCGCCATCAACGGATTCAAGGTCGGTGTCTACCGCGAAGGCAAAGATGAATACGACATCGTTGCCCGACTTCCCAAGAAAAACCGCGACTCCTTTGAAGACATCAAGCGCATCACTGTTTCCGGTCCCAAGGGGGAACCCATTCCCATCACCAGTCTGTGTACAATCACACTGGGCGGCGGTCTGGGTGGCATCAACCGCATTGATCAACGACGCGTGGTCACTCTGTCAGCCGATGTGTCCGGTCGTCTGGCCGAAGACGTCATCGCGGACATCGAAACCGAACTGGCAAAATTCGAGTTCCCCCGTGGCTACAGCTATCAGTTCACCGGCGAACAGGAAGAACAGCGCAACGCCTCTGCATTCCTTGAAACCGCGTTCACTGCGGCCCTGTTCCTGATCTTCATCGTACTGGTGACCCAATTCAACTCCATCTCCACCCCGTTCATCATTCTGACTGCGGTCATTCTGTCACTGGGAGGAGTCCTGATCGGACTGTTGATTACGGGAACAGCCTTTGGCGTCATCATGACCGGCGTCGGGGTGCTCAGTCTCGCAGGCGTGGTGGTCAACAATGCCATCGTGCTCATCGACTATTATGAACAGTTGAAGGACCGTGGCATTCACGCTCGCGACGCCATCATCGAAGCCGGACTG